One window of Nocardia nova SH22a genomic DNA carries:
- a CDS encoding vWA domain-containing protein — translation MSSLRGLLAAGVTAAAVVLTAVPVQAQQQQPEYAPTMLVLDASGSMQAADPGGGTKMDAAKAAVHSFIDAAPAESKVGLSVYGTATGNSDAEKVAGCRDVLTLRAPSTIDKPGLSSAVDGITARGYTPIGESLRAAAKELPASGPRSIVLVSDGEDTCAPPDPCEVAQELNRQGAKIIVHAIGFGVDESSRKQLTCVAQKTGGTYTDAVDGKSLERVLPRVGQAALRSYKPIGTPITGTPGYRDAPVATPGQYLDTIDQRGTKYYAMDVPEGAMAYFSATVAFPHVRQKQLDNDNSVLYLRVYGEDGRDCNVFQFEQVVNTSDGVALTVAKSWDGATQRKSGRNENADKCRGGGRYYFAPEWHGVADNMPQRVPMELLFGIEPAATDPGAPSSTTPTAFTEPSGAATPVAGGGSFNAAATLDGSGSYSDTLQRGEFVFYRVALDWGQGLAYRVRLAETGEHGVDAVSVTTTTLYSPIREKIDRDFTSYTGSAHTLPANDPALATVPVRYDNRNSGPSNGKDQSLAGWYYIAVSLGPSHTEGAGGPVPIHLDLTVSGTSEPGPRYESAVPDGTFGEKATSSGTAVAGPGMTMADREDTPDGGPSATVLVVGIAGVIVVIALVCGAVLLGRRSAGRK, via the coding sequence ATGTCGAGTTTGAGAGGGCTGCTGGCGGCGGGCGTCACAGCGGCCGCGGTGGTGTTGACCGCGGTGCCGGTGCAGGCCCAGCAACAGCAGCCGGAGTACGCGCCCACGATGCTCGTACTGGACGCGTCGGGGTCGATGCAGGCGGCCGATCCCGGCGGTGGCACCAAAATGGACGCAGCGAAGGCCGCCGTGCACAGCTTCATCGATGCGGCGCCGGCCGAATCGAAGGTGGGCCTGTCGGTCTACGGCACCGCCACGGGCAATTCCGACGCCGAGAAGGTCGCGGGGTGCCGGGATGTGCTGACCCTGCGCGCACCCTCGACGATCGACAAGCCCGGCCTGAGCTCAGCGGTCGACGGCATCACGGCCCGCGGGTACACACCCATCGGAGAGTCGTTGCGCGCGGCGGCGAAGGAACTTCCGGCATCCGGCCCGCGCTCGATCGTGCTCGTGTCCGACGGTGAGGACACCTGCGCGCCGCCCGATCCGTGCGAGGTGGCGCAGGAGTTGAATCGCCAGGGCGCCAAGATCATCGTGCACGCCATCGGGTTCGGGGTCGACGAGAGCTCACGCAAGCAATTGACCTGCGTCGCACAGAAGACCGGCGGCACCTACACCGACGCGGTGGACGGCAAGTCCCTCGAACGCGTCCTGCCCCGGGTCGGCCAGGCCGCGCTGCGCAGTTACAAGCCGATCGGCACACCGATCACCGGAACCCCGGGCTATCGGGACGCTCCGGTCGCCACCCCCGGCCAGTATCTGGACACCATCGATCAGCGTGGAACGAAGTACTACGCGATGGACGTCCCCGAGGGCGCGATGGCGTACTTCAGTGCGACGGTGGCCTTTCCGCACGTACGGCAGAAACAACTCGACAACGACAACAGCGTCCTCTATCTCCGGGTCTACGGCGAGGACGGCAGAGACTGCAACGTCTTCCAATTCGAGCAGGTGGTCAACACCAGTGACGGTGTGGCCCTGACGGTCGCCAAATCCTGGGACGGTGCCACACAGCGGAAGTCGGGCCGCAACGAGAACGCCGACAAGTGCCGAGGCGGCGGCCGCTACTACTTCGCACCCGAATGGCACGGTGTCGCCGACAACATGCCGCAGCGGGTGCCGATGGAACTGCTGTTCGGTATCGAACCGGCGGCCACGGACCCGGGCGCGCCGTCATCCACCACGCCGACCGCCTTCACCGAACCCAGCGGTGCCGCGACTCCGGTCGCCGGGGGTGGATCGTTCAATGCCGCAGCGACTCTGGACGGCTCAGGCAGCTACTCCGACACTCTGCAACGCGGCGAGTTCGTGTTCTACCGGGTCGCGCTGGACTGGGGACAGGGTCTGGCCTACCGGGTGCGCTTGGCGGAGACCGGCGAACACGGCGTCGACGCGGTCTCCGTGACGACGACCACGCTGTATTCGCCTATACGCGAGAAGATCGACCGCGACTTCACCAGCTACACCGGCAGCGCGCACACGTTGCCCGCCAATGATCCCGCCCTGGCGACCGTGCCGGTGCGATACGACAATCGCAACTCCGGCCCCAGCAACGGCAAGGACCAGAGTCTCGCCGGTTGGTACTACATCGCGGTGTCGCTCGGTCCCTCGCACACCGAAGGAGCCGGTGGCCCGGTCCCGATCCACCTCGATCTGACCGTGTCGGGCACGTCCGAGCCCGGCCCCCGATACGAATCCGCCGTCCCCGACGGCACATTCGGTGAAAAAGCCACCTCGTCCGGCACGGCGGTGGCCGGGCCCGGGATGACCATGGCCGACAGGGAGGACACGCCGGACGGCGGCCCGTCGGCGACGGTCCTCGTCGTCGGGATCGCCGGGGTGATCGTCGTGATCGCGCTGGTCTGCGGCGCGGTCCTGCTGGGACGGCGCAGCGCCGGGCGGAAGTGA
- a CDS encoding TetR/AcrR family transcriptional regulator codes for MGKSGEHNRSPAEAPSMARSSLLRELPTTERGLRTRSALIAAARRVFETSGYLDTRLVDITTAAHCSSGTFYTYFSSKEEIFAAVLELAQEDMLHPGMPHVPEADDPAAVVAASNRAYFEAYERNAKLMGLLEQVANIDPEFRVLRQRRAEAFVDRNARSIESLQRRGLADIGLDPVLASRALSGMVSRLAFGHFVAGDDADPGVDIDALTRTATRLWVNALRIPDKS; via the coding sequence ATGGGAAAGTCCGGTGAGCACAATCGCAGTCCGGCCGAGGCGCCGTCGATGGCGCGGAGCTCCCTGCTGCGGGAACTGCCCACCACCGAGCGCGGCCTGCGCACCCGCTCGGCGCTGATCGCCGCGGCGCGCCGGGTCTTCGAGACCAGCGGCTATCTGGACACCCGCCTGGTCGATATCACCACCGCGGCGCACTGCTCGTCCGGCACCTTCTACACCTACTTCTCCAGCAAGGAGGAGATCTTCGCGGCCGTCCTCGAACTCGCCCAGGAGGACATGCTGCATCCGGGAATGCCGCATGTTCCCGAGGCCGACGATCCGGCCGCGGTCGTGGCCGCCAGCAATCGCGCCTACTTCGAGGCCTACGAACGCAATGCGAAACTGATGGGCCTGCTGGAACAGGTCGCGAACATCGACCCCGAATTCCGGGTGCTGCGGCAGCGCCGCGCGGAGGCCTTCGTCGATCGCAACGCGCGCAGTATCGAGTCGCTGCAACGGCGAGGACTCGCCGATATCGGCCTGGATCCCGTGCTGGCCTCGCGCGCGCTGTCGGGCATGGTCAGCCGATTGGCGTTCGGCCATTTCGTCGCCGGTGACGACGCGGATCCGGGGGTCGACATCGACGCGCTGACCCGCACCGCCACCCGGCTCTGGGTGAACGCGTTGCGCATACCCGACAAATCCTGA
- a CDS encoding SDR family oxidoreductase — protein MQVAEKVAIVTGGAGGIGSAIATRLAEAGARVLIADIDDDAAKTVADGIAAAHPGACLGVGADVSDPDAIAGLIATAQRSFGPVDLYFANAGIAGAVGLDIAEAEWDRSFDVNVRAHIRAAKQLVPGWIERGTGYFVSTASAAGLLTQIGSATYSVTKHAAVGFAEWLSITYGDKGIRVSCLCPMGVETPLLYAGRDSGDALGEVSTRAVTAAGAVLTPAEVAEVVLAAVEAEQFLILPHPDVLEMYRRKGSDYDRWLSGMRRYQRGLLGEN, from the coding sequence GTGCAGGTTGCGGAGAAGGTGGCCATCGTGACCGGCGGAGCGGGCGGGATCGGCAGCGCGATCGCCACCCGGCTCGCCGAGGCCGGGGCGCGGGTGCTCATCGCCGATATCGACGACGACGCGGCGAAGACGGTGGCCGACGGGATCGCGGCGGCCCATCCGGGCGCATGTCTCGGGGTCGGCGCCGACGTCTCCGATCCGGACGCCATCGCCGGGCTCATCGCCACCGCGCAACGCTCCTTCGGGCCCGTCGACCTCTACTTCGCGAACGCCGGAATCGCCGGTGCGGTCGGACTCGACATCGCCGAGGCCGAGTGGGACCGATCCTTCGACGTGAACGTGCGCGCCCACATCCGCGCCGCGAAACAACTCGTCCCGGGATGGATCGAACGCGGCACGGGCTATTTCGTCAGCACCGCGTCCGCGGCCGGACTGCTCACCCAGATCGGTTCGGCCACCTATTCGGTCACCAAACACGCCGCGGTGGGATTCGCCGAGTGGCTGTCGATCACCTACGGCGACAAAGGGATCCGGGTCAGCTGCCTGTGCCCGATGGGCGTCGAGACTCCCCTGCTCTACGCCGGGCGCGATTCCGGTGACGCCCTCGGCGAGGTGTCCACCCGCGCGGTCACCGCGGCGGGCGCGGTCCTCACCCCTGCTGAGGTCGCCGAGGTGGTGCTGGCCGCGGTCGAGGCCGAGCAGTTCTTGATCCTGCCGCATCCGGACGTGCTCGAGATGTACCGGCGCAAGGGCTCCGACTACGACCGCTGGCTCAGCGGAATGCGCCGCTACCAGCGCGGCCTGCTCGGCGAGAACTGA
- a CDS encoding acyl-CoA dehydrogenase family protein — protein MSMFDLSERAEDYRTRLLEFMDSHVYPAEAVYDEQMRDAGDPHFQPPILEELKAEAQRRGLWNLFHPYPEWGPGLTNLEYAPLAEIMGRSHLAPEACNCNAPDTGNMEVFTLFGTEEHHEKYLKPLLAGTIRSAFAMTEPAVASSDATNVELSMVRDGDEYVLNGRKWFASNALHPHCTVLIVMGKTDPDAAPHRQQSMMVVPIDAPGVTVLRGLPVFGYQDREGHAEIDFDNVRVPVTDVLKGEGEGFAISQARLGPGRIHHCMRAIGMAERALELLCRRASTRIAFGKPIAANANIQDWIAEARIDIEMIRLLTLKTAYLMDTVGNKEARTEIAAIKVAAPQIALKIVDRAIQVHGGAGVTDDFPLAMAWAHLRTLRLADGPDEVHKRTIARQELRKYRDVKAGN, from the coding sequence ATGTCGATGTTCGACCTGTCCGAGCGGGCCGAGGACTACCGCACCCGGCTGCTGGAGTTCATGGACTCGCACGTCTATCCGGCCGAGGCCGTGTACGACGAGCAGATGCGGGACGCGGGTGATCCGCACTTCCAGCCGCCGATCCTCGAGGAACTGAAGGCCGAGGCGCAGCGGCGCGGACTGTGGAATCTGTTCCATCCCTATCCGGAATGGGGTCCGGGACTGACCAATCTCGAATACGCGCCGCTGGCCGAGATCATGGGGCGCAGCCACCTGGCTCCGGAGGCGTGCAACTGCAACGCGCCCGACACCGGAAATATGGAGGTGTTCACCCTCTTCGGCACCGAGGAGCACCACGAGAAGTACCTGAAGCCGCTGCTGGCGGGCACCATCCGCTCGGCCTTCGCGATGACCGAGCCCGCGGTGGCCAGCTCCGACGCCACCAATGTCGAGCTGTCGATGGTCCGCGACGGTGACGAATACGTTCTCAACGGCCGCAAGTGGTTCGCCTCCAACGCCCTGCACCCCCACTGCACCGTGCTCATCGTCATGGGCAAGACCGATCCCGACGCCGCGCCGCACCGGCAGCAGTCGATGATGGTCGTGCCGATCGACGCACCGGGTGTCACCGTGCTGCGCGGACTGCCGGTATTCGGCTATCAGGACCGCGAAGGCCACGCCGAGATCGACTTCGACAATGTCCGGGTGCCGGTCACCGACGTGTTGAAGGGCGAGGGCGAGGGATTCGCGATCAGTCAGGCGCGTCTCGGCCCGGGGCGCATCCACCACTGCATGCGCGCGATCGGAATGGCCGAGCGCGCACTGGAATTGCTGTGCCGCCGCGCGAGCACCCGGATCGCCTTCGGCAAACCCATCGCCGCGAACGCCAACATCCAGGACTGGATCGCCGAGGCCCGCATCGATATCGAGATGATCCGGCTGCTGACGCTCAAGACCGCCTATCTGATGGACACCGTCGGCAACAAGGAAGCGCGCACCGAGATCGCGGCCATCAAGGTGGCCGCGCCGCAGATCGCGCTGAAGATCGTCGACCGCGCCATCCAGGTGCACGGCGGCGCCGGTGTCACCGACGACTTCCCGCTCGCGATGGCCTGGGCCCACCTGCGCACCCTGCGACTGGCCGACGGACCCGACGAGGTGCACAAGCGCACGATCGCCCGCCAGGAACTGCGCAAGTACCGAGATGTGAAGGCGGGCAACTGA
- a CDS encoding SDR family oxidoreductase, with the protein MTSADLTGRTAIVTGASRGIGLATAQALAAAGANVVLTAREQASAEAAAAQVPGTAVGVGAHAVDEPAARACVDLALDRFGSVDILVNNAATNPAFGPVTDQDHGRFAKIFDVNLWAPILWTSLVAKAWMSEHGGAIVNTASIGGMAFEANLGLYNASKAALIHLTKQMALELSPTVRVNAVAPGVVRTKLAEALWREHETAVAQATALERIGEPEDIAAAIAFLVSDAANWVTGEVMVLDGGQRLGHPAGFRSMR; encoded by the coding sequence ATGACGTCGGCGGATCTGACCGGACGCACCGCGATCGTCACCGGCGCCTCGCGCGGTATCGGGCTCGCGACCGCACAGGCCCTCGCCGCGGCCGGGGCGAATGTGGTACTCACCGCCCGCGAACAGGCCTCGGCCGAGGCCGCCGCGGCCCAGGTGCCGGGAACCGCGGTGGGCGTCGGCGCGCACGCGGTGGACGAACCGGCCGCGCGGGCGTGTGTCGACCTCGCCCTCGACCGGTTCGGCAGCGTCGACATCCTGGTCAACAACGCCGCGACCAATCCGGCGTTCGGTCCGGTCACCGACCAGGATCACGGGCGGTTCGCGAAGATCTTCGATGTGAACCTGTGGGCGCCGATCCTGTGGACCTCACTGGTGGCGAAGGCGTGGATGAGTGAGCACGGTGGCGCGATCGTGAACACGGCCTCGATCGGCGGAATGGCATTCGAGGCGAATCTGGGCCTGTACAACGCGTCCAAGGCCGCCCTCATCCACCTCACCAAACAGATGGCGCTGGAGCTGTCGCCGACCGTGCGGGTCAACGCGGTCGCCCCCGGAGTGGTACGCACCAAACTGGCCGAGGCGCTCTGGCGCGAACACGAGACGGCCGTCGCACAAGCGACGGCGCTGGAGCGGATCGGGGAACCCGAGGACATCGCCGCGGCCATCGCGTTCCTGGTCTCCGACGCCGCGAACTGGGTCACCGGCGAGGTGATGGTGCTCGACGGCGGTCAGCGGCTGGGGCACCCGGCGGGATTCCGGTCGATGCGATGA
- a CDS encoding Acg family FMN-binding oxidoreductase, which yields MTVATSITDVFADAVDLAVRAPSVHNTQPWRWVLRAERIHLYADDARHLAVTDPVQRALLMSCGAALHHMRVALGMLGWAAEVTYLPDDADPGHLAVIDLVPRCPSPRDIELAAAIGRRQSDRRRYSSRPVPQACVREISGSVRDFGVAARQVPQTLRPELAAAARTAASRHAADPAYRRELTAWSGRHGTCDGVPAANTPLPRTDDEIGQRVFTSPELADLATVPEAAEWLVLCTLDDDRYARVRAGEAASALLLSATALGLSTSLQSEPLGMRDLRAELRRRVLSECAHPQTMVRVGWMASGAAPLPHTPRRPAAEVMSIAQRVPR from the coding sequence ATGACAGTCGCCACCTCGATCACCGATGTCTTCGCCGACGCCGTGGACCTGGCCGTGCGCGCGCCGTCGGTGCACAACACCCAGCCGTGGCGGTGGGTGCTGCGGGCCGAGCGCATCCATCTGTACGCCGACGACGCCCGGCATCTGGCCGTGACCGATCCGGTGCAGCGCGCCCTGCTGATGAGCTGTGGCGCCGCGCTGCATCACATGCGGGTGGCACTGGGCATGCTGGGCTGGGCGGCGGAGGTGACCTATCTGCCCGACGACGCCGATCCGGGGCACCTCGCGGTGATCGACCTCGTCCCGCGGTGTCCGTCGCCGCGCGATATCGAACTGGCCGCGGCGATCGGCCGGCGGCAATCCGATCGCCGCCGGTACAGCTCGCGGCCGGTGCCGCAGGCATGTGTGCGCGAGATCTCCGGAAGTGTCCGCGACTTCGGTGTGGCGGCCCGGCAGGTACCGCAGACATTGCGTCCGGAACTCGCCGCGGCCGCCCGGACCGCGGCGTCGCGGCACGCCGCCGATCCGGCCTATCGCCGCGAGCTGACGGCCTGGAGCGGGCGGCACGGGACGTGCGACGGTGTGCCCGCCGCCAACACCCCGCTCCCGCGAACCGACGACGAGATCGGGCAGCGCGTGTTCACCTCACCGGAGCTGGCCGACCTGGCGACCGTGCCGGAGGCCGCCGAATGGCTGGTGCTGTGCACACTCGACGACGACCGGTACGCCCGGGTGCGCGCGGGTGAGGCCGCCAGCGCGCTGCTGCTGTCGGCGACGGCCCTGGGACTGTCGACGAGTCTGCAGTCCGAACCGCTGGGCATGCGCGATCTGCGTGCCGAGCTGCGTCGCCGCGTCCTGTCCGAATGCGCTCACCCGCAGACCATGGTCCGGGTGGGCTGGATGGCTTCGGGCGCCGCGCCGCTACCGCACACGCCGCGCCGCCCCGCCGCCGAGGTGATGTCGATCGCCCAACGGGTGCCTCGATGA
- a CDS encoding PucR family transcriptional regulator produces MSDDDGSTRPRLRPSALGDLHAFAEHVCARLQAEIPAYRGIASASLVPSTAAAIDRLITATAEDRPLDERELAQFHGYGALRAELGVPLDAMMHGWQIVVREAIERIGTSGYWADRPGADLTAMLGTLLGVSDAATVAYSSGHHEAEAQITRRLDTRRDDAVRALAQGTLPVAEVRKRAQYIGLRLDSTYTAFRAITPEPERTEWDLRQLPGCRPPLGVVAILDGDVVGICDPHAGPGAAAGVFLGIGTECQLEQVPHSLHLAGRAAETARLFGRPGRHTLADLGVLPAVVGDSEVGDTLVARYITPIDEAEAAAVLPTVDAYLAAGLNASETGQRLFLHHNTVRYRLSRFEELTGVSLKDPHVAQQVWWALRYRELESGPRDSGAGSAR; encoded by the coding sequence GTGAGCGACGACGACGGTTCGACTCGCCCCCGATTGCGCCCGTCGGCACTCGGCGATCTCCACGCGTTCGCCGAACACGTCTGCGCCCGGCTGCAGGCGGAAATACCCGCTTACCGGGGAATTGCCTCGGCCTCCCTGGTCCCGTCGACCGCCGCGGCGATCGACCGGCTGATCACCGCCACCGCGGAGGACCGCCCGCTCGACGAGCGGGAACTGGCACAGTTCCACGGCTACGGCGCGCTGCGCGCCGAGCTGGGAGTGCCGCTGGACGCCATGATGCACGGCTGGCAGATCGTGGTCCGCGAGGCGATCGAGCGGATCGGCACGTCCGGTTACTGGGCCGACCGGCCGGGAGCCGACCTGACGGCGATGCTCGGCACCCTGCTGGGCGTTTCGGACGCCGCCACGGTGGCCTACAGTTCCGGCCACCACGAGGCCGAGGCGCAGATCACCCGCCGCCTCGACACCCGGCGCGACGACGCGGTCCGGGCCCTCGCCCAGGGCACGCTGCCCGTCGCCGAGGTGCGCAAGCGGGCCCAGTACATCGGCCTGCGCCTGGACAGCACCTACACCGCGTTCCGTGCGATCACCCCGGAACCGGAACGTACCGAATGGGATCTGCGGCAGCTACCGGGATGCCGTCCGCCCCTCGGAGTGGTCGCCATCCTCGACGGTGACGTGGTGGGCATCTGCGATCCGCACGCCGGTCCGGGCGCGGCGGCCGGGGTGTTCCTCGGCATCGGGACCGAGTGCCAGCTCGAGCAGGTGCCGCATTCGCTGCACCTCGCCGGGCGGGCCGCCGAGACCGCCCGCCTGTTCGGCCGCCCGGGCCGCCACACTCTCGCCGACCTCGGCGTCCTGCCCGCGGTCGTCGGTGACAGCGAGGTCGGGGACACCCTGGTCGCGCGCTACATCACCCCCATCGACGAGGCCGAGGCCGCGGCGGTGCTGCCGACCGTGGACGCCTATCTGGCAGCGGGCCTCAATGCCAGCGAAACCGGGCAGCGACTGTTCCTGCACCACAACACCGTGCGCTACCGGTTGTCCCGTTTCGAGGAGCTGACCGGGGTGTCGTTGAAGGATCCGCATGTGGCGCAACAGGTCTGGTGGGCGCTGCGGTATCGCGAACTCGAATCCGGTCCGCGTGATTCCGGAGCGGGCTCCGCGAGATAG
- a CDS encoding TetR/AcrR family transcriptional regulator has protein sequence MAAPRQRRQDSSRRRADIAAAALRVLGEQGLRGFTHRAVDTAANLAPGSVNYHAPTRQRLLEMAMDELFAQDMAVAARHFHPESPTLADIATDFVLELSGPQARFRVVARHHLLAEARVDSELHDRFETQRAAFVRLIAGRAADNGHPIEPTAAELCVILIDGLVHRQVFFADSALSHTEIRALIRTTFRLAGPDRK, from the coding sequence ATGGCGGCACCACGGCAACGACGACAGGATTCGTCCCGGCGTCGCGCCGACATCGCCGCGGCGGCATTACGTGTGCTGGGGGAGCAGGGCCTGCGGGGCTTCACTCATCGTGCGGTCGATACCGCGGCGAATCTGGCGCCGGGGTCGGTGAACTACCACGCGCCCACTCGGCAGCGATTGCTGGAGATGGCGATGGACGAACTGTTCGCCCAGGACATGGCGGTGGCCGCCCGCCATTTTCATCCGGAGTCGCCGACTCTCGCCGATATCGCGACCGATTTCGTGCTCGAGCTGTCGGGCCCGCAGGCCCGTTTCCGGGTGGTGGCGCGCCACCATCTGCTCGCGGAGGCCCGCGTCGATTCCGAACTGCACGATCGATTCGAAACGCAGCGAGCGGCATTCGTGCGGCTGATCGCCGGTCGCGCGGCGGACAACGGGCACCCGATCGAGCCGACCGCCGCCGAACTGTGCGTGATCCTGATCGACGGACTGGTGCACCGGCAGGTGTTCTTCGCGGATTCCGCGTTGTCGCACACGGAGATTCGTGCGCTGATCCGAACCACCTTCCGGCTGGCGGGCCCGGACCGGAAGTGA
- a CDS encoding DAPG hydrolase family protein has protein sequence MLRLSALTRRQALTLAVAGAGAWAATRAATARADTPDNLRYPGYSDADRARPYAHYMAEHTAPPQPAVAAAYAGAPVPAPQIPAFPDLVRDLAPTGYSPIETGYGRTDSGVVWVAAHTTMPRVDAAMWDWWFGWHLVESARYKLWHPDAHMYAEVAADRLEDPVPDRARYVGNISYVDEYIGPKLQQLAIAFQDPIAHGFDVPEGHTVVFGRVGSSVAPVDLGWLAHQVRPVPGGCEMRSRFYLRLYGTHAPDPVHTARAVARGAAADPGDLLPGLDLARDLMLHCGQEMNHLSRFLPELYHEFAH, from the coding sequence ATGTTGAGACTATCGGCCCTGACCCGTCGCCAGGCCCTGACGCTCGCCGTCGCGGGCGCCGGCGCCTGGGCCGCGACACGAGCCGCGACCGCCCGCGCCGACACCCCGGACAATCTGCGTTATCCCGGATACTCCGACGCGGACCGGGCACGCCCGTACGCGCACTACATGGCCGAGCACACCGCGCCGCCGCAGCCCGCGGTCGCCGCCGCCTACGCCGGAGCGCCGGTACCCGCCCCGCAGATCCCGGCGTTCCCGGACCTCGTGCGCGATCTCGCCCCCACCGGCTACTCCCCCATCGAAACCGGTTACGGCCGAACGGATTCGGGCGTCGTATGGGTCGCGGCCCACACGACGATGCCCCGGGTCGACGCGGCGATGTGGGATTGGTGGTTCGGCTGGCATCTGGTCGAATCCGCGCGGTACAAGCTGTGGCATCCGGACGCGCACATGTACGCCGAGGTGGCCGCGGATCGGCTCGAGGATCCGGTCCCCGATCGCGCCCGCTATGTCGGCAACATCTCCTACGTCGACGAATACATCGGCCCCAAGTTGCAGCAACTCGCCATCGCCTTCCAGGACCCGATCGCGCACGGATTCGATGTCCCCGAAGGACACACCGTCGTCTTCGGCCGGGTCGGCAGCAGCGTCGCACCGGTCGATCTGGGCTGGCTCGCCCACCAGGTCCGCCCGGTTCCCGGTGGTTGCGAAATGCGCAGCCGGTTCTACCTGCGGTTGTACGGAACCCACGCACCCGATCCGGTGCACACCGCCCGCGCCGTCGCGCGCGGTGCGGCGGCCGATCCGGGTGATCTACTGCCCGGACTCGACCTCGCGCGGGATCTGATGTTGCACTGCGGCCAGGAGATGAACCATCTGTCCCGGTTCCTGCCCGAGCTGTATCACGAATTCGCGCACTGA